The following are encoded together in the Hyalangium ruber genome:
- a CDS encoding methyl-accepting chemotaxis protein, which produces MARRFQKYGLRGVLFGYFALAQAILFLALFLAVPDTVRGLLEERLVEHGRAKAQEIARLMGAQEQELVPGAPLRATLNSLLEGDRDFAFASVLGTDRQPLGSTTRAPATLKELLEQYQQAGSPAEFKPSAGSWLLVEVIRNRDDKELGWVVVGMNSTSIQEAVGTVRRTLALIFVIGLAVFMLLFFLISRALILQPLEAMMSMARRLAESDLTGRVEVGTQDELGKLAEALNRIALSWRETLGRVRGVSESLAGVIEQISRTGTTVSSGASTIQSRVEETSSSMVEMLASLRGIAENVEVLYQSAEQSSSSIMEMAATNDEVAENVQSMAGSVEETTSAIEEMSFSIREVATNISALSASTEETSSSIKKMDSSIGQVETNANETARLSEQVSEDAQSGVESLQKTLTGIDRIKDTSRSAAGVIESLGKRISDIGNILNVIDDVAEQTNLLALNAAIIAAQAGEHGKGFAVVADEIKDLAERTGASTKEIADLIRSIQEESRNAVAVMNQGVRNVEEGVQLGREAEGALWKINDSAQKATQMVKAIARATVEQARGSRQVTGAIQRISETVQMISKASNEQAKGSDQIIKSAERMKAITAHVQRSSQEQTQGSKQITRSIESINEMVTHLNRAQKEQTMGSEQVLKAVDTIKGVSEHQTRSVRQLEEAIDHLQKQAEVLRAEVRRFRV; this is translated from the coding sequence GGGTACTTCGCCCTGGCTCAGGCCATTCTGTTCCTGGCGCTCTTTCTGGCGGTGCCGGACACGGTGAGGGGGTTGTTGGAGGAGCGGCTCGTCGAGCACGGCCGGGCCAAGGCCCAGGAGATCGCCCGCCTCATGGGCGCCCAGGAGCAGGAGCTGGTGCCGGGGGCTCCCCTGCGCGCGACGCTCAACAGCCTGCTGGAGGGCGATCGGGACTTCGCCTTCGCCTCGGTGCTGGGCACGGATCGCCAGCCCCTCGGCTCCACCACCCGAGCGCCGGCGACGCTCAAGGAGCTGTTGGAGCAGTACCAGCAGGCCGGCTCGCCGGCGGAGTTCAAGCCGAGCGCGGGGAGCTGGCTGCTCGTCGAGGTGATCCGCAACCGGGACGACAAGGAGCTGGGCTGGGTCGTGGTGGGGATGAACTCCACCTCCATCCAGGAGGCCGTCGGCACGGTGCGCCGGACGCTGGCGCTCATCTTCGTGATTGGTCTCGCGGTCTTCATGCTGCTCTTCTTCCTCATCTCGCGGGCGCTCATCCTCCAGCCGCTGGAGGCGATGATGTCGATGGCGCGCCGGCTGGCGGAGTCGGACCTGACGGGCCGCGTGGAGGTGGGCACCCAGGACGAGCTGGGCAAGCTGGCCGAGGCCCTCAACCGAATCGCCCTGAGCTGGCGGGAGACGCTGGGCCGGGTGCGCGGCGTGTCCGAGAGCCTGGCTGGCGTGATTGAGCAGATCTCCCGTACGGGCACCACGGTGTCCTCGGGCGCCTCCACCATCCAGTCGCGGGTGGAGGAGACCTCCTCCTCCATGGTGGAGATGCTGGCGAGCCTGCGAGGCATCGCCGAGAACGTGGAGGTGCTCTACCAGAGCGCCGAGCAGAGCAGCTCCTCCATCATGGAGATGGCGGCCACCAACGACGAGGTGGCCGAGAACGTGCAGTCCATGGCGGGCAGCGTGGAGGAGACCACCAGCGCCATCGAGGAGATGTCCTTCTCCATCCGCGAAGTGGCCACCAACATCTCGGCGCTGTCGGCCTCCACGGAGGAGACCTCTTCGTCCATCAAGAAGATGGACTCCTCCATCGGACAGGTGGAGACCAACGCCAACGAGACGGCGCGCCTGTCCGAGCAGGTGTCCGAGGACGCGCAGTCGGGCGTGGAGTCGCTGCAGAAGACGCTCACCGGCATCGACCGCATCAAGGACACCAGCCGCTCCGCCGCTGGTGTCATCGAGAGCCTGGGCAAGCGCATCTCGGACATCGGCAACATCCTCAACGTCATCGACGACGTGGCCGAGCAGACGAACCTCTTGGCGCTCAACGCCGCCATCATCGCCGCGCAGGCGGGCGAGCACGGCAAGGGCTTCGCGGTGGTGGCCGACGAGATCAAGGACCTGGCCGAGCGCACGGGCGCCTCCACCAAGGAGATCGCCGACCTCATCCGCAGCATCCAGGAGGAGAGCCGCAACGCGGTGGCGGTGATGAACCAGGGCGTGCGCAACGTGGAGGAGGGCGTGCAGCTGGGCCGCGAGGCCGAAGGGGCGCTGTGGAAGATCAACGACAGCGCGCAGAAGGCCACGCAGATGGTGAAGGCGATTGCCCGGGCCACGGTGGAGCAGGCGCGCGGCAGCCGGCAGGTGACGGGCGCCATCCAGCGGATTTCAGAGACGGTGCAGATGATCTCCAAGGCCTCCAACGAGCAGGCCAAGGGCAGTGATCAGATCATCAAGAGCGCCGAGCGGATGAAGGCCATCACCGCGCACGTGCAGCGCAGCAGCCAGGAGCAGACGCAGGGCAGCAAGCAGATCACCCGCTCCATCGAGAGCATCAACGAGATGGTCACCCACCTCAACCGCGCCCAGAAGGAGCAGACGATGGGCAGCGAGCAGGTGCTCAAGGCGGTGGACACCATCAAGGGCGTCTCCGAGCACCAGACCCGATCGGTGCGGCAGCTGGAGGAGGCCATCGATCATTTGCAGAAGCAGGCGGAGGTGTTGCGCGCCGAGGTGCGCCGCTTCCGCGTCTGA